The following proteins are co-located in the Lichenicola cladoniae genome:
- a CDS encoding amidohydrolase family protein, which translates to MPYDHLIRLETLLPAFFTGAVAQGLDAAAPCAAQLSERPAKFFGLWPQKGAIQVGADADLAVLTPGVFRWDSAQAHDALNWSPYDGRQFSARVRRTYLGGQLAWDGADIQAHAGQGRYVRRGTSAWFR; encoded by the coding sequence ATGCCTTATGACCACCTTATCCGCTTGGAAACCTTGCTGCCGGCGTTCTTCACCGGTGCGGTGGCGCAGGGGCTCGATGCAGCCGCCCCGTGTGCTGCGCAGCTCAGCGAGCGGCCGGCGAAGTTCTTCGGTCTCTGGCCGCAAAAAGGTGCGATCCAGGTCGGTGCCGATGCCGATCTTGCGGTTCTTACGCCCGGAGTTTTCCGCTGGGACAGCGCGCAGGCGCACGACGCGCTGAACTGGAGCCCGTACGATGGGCGCCAGTTCTCGGCGCGTGTCAGACGCACCTATCTGGGCGGCCAGCTCGCTTGGGATGGCGCGGACATTCAGGCCCATGCCGGTCAGGGCCGTTACGTCCGACGCGGCACATCCGCCTGGTTTCGTTAA
- a CDS encoding GntR family transcriptional regulator, producing the protein MLRHQKVGRRQTAQDREPSLTEQAYAILRKEIITCELPPGAEVSELELADRFGMSKTPVREALGRLDLEGFVDTFPRRGYRITPVTISDINNLFAIRALLEPAAAALAAQAMSPGALDALDKVAGASYTVGKSRTLDHFVQSNRLFHSAIAEGSGNRRLQSLIMAHLEESERFFYIGARTRDVNVETNRDHSTIVTVLRHRDAKEAASIMAEHIETTRIGLTQSILRSPSISVGIGV; encoded by the coding sequence ATGCTAAGGCACCAGAAGGTTGGTCGGCGCCAGACGGCGCAGGACCGCGAGCCGTCCTTGACGGAACAGGCCTACGCCATCTTGCGTAAGGAGATCATTACCTGCGAGCTCCCTCCAGGAGCGGAAGTGTCCGAGCTGGAGCTCGCGGACCGATTCGGGATGAGCAAGACGCCGGTCCGCGAGGCCCTGGGGCGCCTCGATCTGGAAGGTTTCGTCGACACCTTTCCACGACGAGGCTACCGGATCACGCCGGTGACGATCAGCGACATCAACAATCTGTTCGCGATCCGCGCATTGCTGGAGCCGGCGGCTGCGGCGCTGGCCGCCCAGGCGATGTCGCCCGGTGCGCTGGATGCCTTGGATAAGGTGGCAGGCGCGTCCTACACGGTCGGGAAGAGCCGAACGCTGGATCATTTCGTCCAGTCGAACCGACTGTTCCATTCCGCCATCGCCGAAGGCTCGGGCAACCGGCGCCTGCAGTCGCTCATCATGGCGCATCTGGAGGAAAGCGAGCGCTTCTTCTATATCGGCGCCCGTACGCGAGACGTGAACGTGGAAACCAATCGCGACCACAGCACCATCGTCACCGTTCTGCGCCATCGCGACGCCAAGGAAGCGGCGTCGATCATGGCCGAACATATCGAGACGACACGGATCGGGCTGACGCAGTCGATCCTCCGTTCGCCGTCCATCAGCGTGGGGATCGGTGTCTGA
- a CDS encoding NAD(P)/FAD-dependent oxidoreductase, producing MTTTTQCAVLGSGVIGASIAYHLAKAGARVVLIDAAEPAVAPSASWASAGGLRSQGRHGPEQAISIMAAARWRTLEQELDADLGVLLGGHLHVAETEAEEAAVLARVQADRDAGIAIEQVGAREIREIAPDLSAHLRLGAWTPDDGQANPARVAQAFARAAERHGAACLLRSPAQPLVELGRVTGLLLPSGETLRPEHVILAAGAWSIGWLREIGCTLPLRWRGLQMLLSDASPARVSPTVTAVGRNLSLKQSPSGGIIIGGRWFARPVGAAPAVEPIEDHVLRQWAGATAILPDLRNRVLQRSWAGAEAQTLDSMPFIGSLGETGVYLATGFSNHGFQVSPMIGALVADDLLGQKQDLLNPFRPERSGVPDDAWFRFEREPFRN from the coding sequence ATGACCACCACCACGCAATGCGCCGTGCTGGGCAGCGGCGTGATCGGCGCCTCGATCGCCTATCATCTGGCCAAAGCCGGAGCCCGTGTGGTTCTGATCGATGCGGCCGAGCCCGCCGTCGCCCCGAGCGCCAGCTGGGCCAGCGCGGGCGGTCTCCGCTCGCAGGGACGCCATGGCCCCGAACAAGCCATCAGCATCATGGCGGCGGCGCGCTGGCGGACGCTCGAACAGGAGCTGGACGCCGATCTGGGCGTGCTTCTCGGGGGTCACCTGCATGTTGCCGAAACCGAGGCGGAAGAGGCGGCGGTCCTGGCCCGGGTGCAAGCCGACCGGGATGCCGGCATCGCTATCGAGCAGGTCGGCGCCCGGGAGATCCGGGAGATTGCGCCGGACCTGTCGGCGCACCTGCGGCTCGGCGCCTGGACCCCTGACGATGGCCAGGCCAATCCCGCACGCGTCGCGCAGGCGTTCGCGCGTGCGGCCGAACGCCATGGCGCGGCCTGTTTGCTCCGCAGCCCGGCACAACCGCTGGTCGAGCTAGGGCGCGTGACGGGGCTGCTGCTGCCGTCCGGCGAAACGCTGCGCCCGGAACACGTGATATTGGCCGCCGGCGCCTGGAGCATCGGCTGGCTGCGCGAGATCGGCTGCACGCTTCCGCTTCGCTGGCGCGGCCTGCAGATGCTGCTGTCCGATGCGTCGCCGGCGCGGGTATCCCCAACTGTGACGGCGGTGGGACGGAACCTGTCGCTCAAGCAGAGCCCGTCCGGGGGCATCATAATCGGCGGCCGCTGGTTCGCGCGTCCGGTCGGCGCCGCGCCGGCCGTGGAGCCGATCGAGGATCACGTCCTGCGGCAATGGGCGGGCGCGACCGCGATTCTGCCGGATCTGCGCAACCGTGTTCTGCAACGCAGCTGGGCGGGCGCTGAAGCGCAGACCCTCGACAGCATGCCGTTCATCGGTTCGCTTGGCGAAACCGGTGTTTATCTGGCGACCGGTTTTTCCAATCACGGGTTTCAGGTTTCCCCGATGATCGGCGCACTCGTCGCCGACGATCTTCTTGGTCAAAAGCAGGACCTGCTGAACCCCTTCCGTCCCGAACGATCTGGCGTTCCCGACGACGCGTGGTTTCGGTTCGAACGTGAACCGTTTCGGAACTAG
- a CDS encoding tripartite tricarboxylate transporter substrate-binding protein, which translates to MLEELLMQVPNTEIVDLVVHGPPGSAPPVLADALLAALAEAHSDERPYRLVPRGNDPGIDAMHLLLTRPGDDAILSTCTPVFLQAPMLRGMTLTHRALTPLARLVSDHFFLVVRTDSAWKTANDFVETLPQRKTRTGGYFLGGINHLLALSIAEATGAEMEFIITPTEPAVWDALIAGEIDWGVGVGAELRPHLEAGTIRVIAALDVDRRQPFPDVPTLWELGVPVRFTMWRGLMGPPLLSEAQQAVWHARIEAMTRTQAWQEYLTRNGQVSAFLPGPAFSDFLKTEWTWYEKHLTMAGLLGTKSS; encoded by the coding sequence TTGCTGGAAGAACTCCTTATGCAAGTTCCGAACACCGAGATCGTGGACCTCGTGGTCCACGGCCCGCCCGGCAGCGCGCCGCCCGTGCTGGCGGACGCGCTGCTCGCGGCCCTGGCGGAAGCACACAGCGACGAACGGCCCTACAGGCTCGTGCCGCGCGGCAACGATCCCGGCATCGACGCCATGCATCTGCTGCTGACCCGCCCCGGGGACGACGCCATCCTGTCGACCTGCACGCCCGTCTTCCTGCAGGCGCCGATGCTGCGCGGCATGACGCTGACGCATCGCGCGCTGACCCCTCTCGCGCGCCTTGTCAGCGACCATTTCTTTCTGGTGGTGCGCACGGACAGCGCCTGGAAAACCGCCAATGACTTCGTTGAAACGCTGCCGCAGCGCAAAACCAGGACCGGCGGCTACTTTCTCGGCGGCATCAACCATCTTCTTGCCCTGTCGATCGCCGAGGCGACAGGGGCCGAGATGGAATTCATCATCACGCCGACCGAGCCCGCCGTCTGGGACGCGCTGATCGCCGGCGAGATCGACTGGGGCGTCGGCGTCGGCGCGGAACTGCGCCCGCATCTCGAAGCCGGCACGATCCGGGTCATCGCGGCCCTTGATGTTGACAGGCGGCAGCCCTTCCCGGATGTGCCGACGCTTTGGGAGCTGGGCGTGCCGGTCCGGTTTACCATGTGGCGCGGCCTGATGGGGCCTCCATTGCTGAGCGAAGCGCAGCAGGCCGTCTGGCACGCGCGGATCGAGGCGATGACGCGCACGCAGGCCTGGCAGGAGTACCTGACGCGCAACGGCCAGGTCAGCGCGTTCCTGCCCGGCCCAGCCTTCAGCGACTTTCTTAAAACCGAATGGACCTGGTACGAGAAGCACCTGACGATGGCGGGACTGCTCGGAACAAAGAGTTCCTAG
- a CDS encoding plasmid pRiA4b ORF-3 family protein, producing the protein MSPSKVPANDTSAADSVNQICTVRIELLDTDPLIWREVEVPTSITLKVLHDIVQITMGWLDQHLWEFTIDKKIYGLPMDEDWGSAPRTEAIKVRLRDVLKPRKTNIDYLYDIGDSWQHCITVTKIRHGLHDVSYPHYVGGEWDCPPDDCGGIPGYYHLLDALADPEHPDHARVAEYLEGWNPKKIDEFSLRIALGRIASRRNAARTRILKTSHDPSK; encoded by the coding sequence ATGAGCCCGAGCAAAGTCCCTGCCAACGACACCTCTGCTGCAGACAGCGTCAACCAGATCTGCACGGTCCGGATCGAACTGTTGGACACCGACCCGCTGATCTGGCGCGAGGTGGAGGTGCCGACCTCCATCACGCTCAAGGTGCTGCACGACATCGTCCAGATCACCATGGGCTGGCTCGACCAGCACCTGTGGGAGTTCACGATCGACAAGAAGATCTATGGGCTGCCGATGGATGAGGACTGGGGTTCCGCACCCCGCACCGAGGCGATCAAGGTCCGCTTACGCGACGTTCTGAAACCCCGCAAAACCAACATCGACTACCTCTACGACATTGGCGACAGCTGGCAACACTGCATCACCGTCACCAAAATCCGCCACGGCCTGCACGACGTCTCCTACCCCCACTACGTTGGCGGCGAATGGGACTGCCCACCCGACGACTGCGGCGGCATCCCCGGCTACTACCACTTGCTCGACGCCCTCGCCGACCCCGAGCACCCCGATCATGCCAGGGTCGCCGAATATCTGGAGGGCTGGAACCCCAAGAAGATCGACGAATTCTCCCTTAGGATAGCCCTTGGCCGCATCGCCAGTCGGCGCAATGCCGCTAGAACTAGGATCCTGAAAACATCACACGATCCCAGCAAATAG
- the tnpB gene encoding IS66 family insertion sequence element accessory protein TnpB (TnpB, as the term is used for proteins encoded by IS66 family insertion elements, is considered an accessory protein, since TnpC, encoded by a neighboring gene, is a DDE family transposase.): protein MIPVPSGVRVWLAAGASDMRRGMNGLALQVQQALERDPHVGDLYVFRGRRGDLVKILWHDGLGMSLYAKRLERGRFVWPQAADGVVSLTPAMLSMLLEGIDWRHPQRTWRPEAAG, encoded by the coding sequence ATGATCCCGGTTCCGTCCGGTGTCCGGGTCTGGCTGGCGGCCGGGGCCAGTGACATGCGCCGCGGCATGAACGGCCTGGCCCTGCAGGTGCAGCAGGCGCTCGAGCGTGATCCCCATGTTGGCGATCTCTACGTGTTCAGGGGACGCCGCGGTGATCTGGTGAAGATCCTGTGGCACGACGGGCTCGGCATGTCGCTGTATGCCAAGCGCCTGGAGCGCGGCCGGTTCGTGTGGCCGCAGGCGGCTGATGGCGTGGTGTCGCTGACACCGGCGATGCTCTCGATGCTGCTGGAAGGGATCGACTGGCGGCATCCACAGCGGACCTGGCGGCCCGAGGCCGCAGGCTGA
- a CDS encoding SDR family oxidoreductase: MDLGLTGKRALVLGASRGLGAASALALAREGVHVIAASRHPKPLEPEAGVDISTLVLDLSDPASIGAMIDAVLAQGGVDILVNNTGGPAPGPVEGQPADAWSNSFAMLAASLFRITEAMLPTMLARNWGRVITIGSSGVEQPIAGLALSNAVRGSIAGWSKTLASEVAGRGVTVNMVLPGRIATDRVRELDGARAARTGLPIEQVQQASRQEIPAGRYGRPEEFGAAVAFLAGVPASYITGSMIRVDGGAIRSI; the protein is encoded by the coding sequence ATGGATCTCGGATTGACCGGAAAGCGTGCCCTGGTTCTGGGCGCCAGCCGCGGCCTCGGCGCCGCCAGCGCATTGGCCCTCGCACGTGAAGGCGTGCACGTGATTGCGGCCTCGCGTCACCCGAAGCCGCTCGAGCCGGAAGCGGGCGTGGACATCTCGACGCTCGTGCTCGACCTCTCCGACCCGGCATCGATCGGCGCGATGATCGACGCCGTCCTGGCCCAGGGCGGCGTCGATATCCTGGTCAACAATACCGGCGGCCCGGCACCGGGGCCGGTCGAGGGACAGCCTGCCGACGCCTGGAGCAACAGCTTCGCCATGCTGGCGGCGTCCTTGTTCCGGATCACCGAGGCGATGCTGCCGACGATGCTGGCGCGCAACTGGGGACGGGTGATCACCATAGGCTCGTCGGGCGTCGAGCAGCCGATTGCCGGCCTTGCGCTTTCCAATGCGGTGCGTGGTTCGATCGCCGGCTGGTCCAAGACACTGGCCAGCGAGGTCGCGGGGCGTGGCGTGACCGTCAACATGGTGCTGCCGGGCCGGATCGCCACCGATCGGGTGCGTGAGCTCGACGGGGCACGCGCCGCGCGCACGGGGCTGCCGATCGAGCAGGTGCAGCAGGCATCGCGACAGGAAATCCCCGCCGGCCGCTATGGCCGTCCCGAAGAGTTCGGTGCGGCGGTTGCATTTCTTGCCGGTGTTCCCGCGTCGTACATCACCGGCTCGATGATCCGCGTCGATGGCGGAGCAATACGATCAATCTAA
- the tnpA gene encoding IS66-like element accessory protein TnpA: protein MQRIEIVSDRRRAHDPAFRALVVASSYVPGTRIRELAARHGICTSLVYRWRRERAGAAVVKTGSALRLVPVHLVDEPRAAEKQADQSRPVPPPTPKASTKPALIEIEFPGGVCVRVDETVNQAALRRIVAVLRG, encoded by the coding sequence ATGCAGCGGATCGAGATCGTCAGCGACCGGCGTCGTGCCCATGATCCAGCGTTTCGCGCGCTTGTGGTTGCGAGCTCCTACGTACCCGGCACCCGGATTCGAGAGCTCGCCGCCAGACACGGGATCTGCACAAGCCTTGTCTACCGGTGGCGCCGCGAGCGGGCAGGAGCCGCGGTGGTAAAGACTGGATCCGCGTTGCGACTTGTTCCGGTTCACCTCGTTGACGAGCCGCGTGCTGCCGAGAAACAGGCTGACCAATCGCGTCCGGTGCCACCGCCTACACCGAAAGCGTCGACAAAGCCTGCGTTGATCGAGATCGAGTTTCCGGGCGGCGTCTGTGTGCGGGTCGATGAGACGGTCAACCAGGCGGCCCTGCGGCGTATCGTGGCCGTTCTGCGCGGATGA
- a CDS encoding SMC-Scp complex subunit ScpB, whose protein sequence is MPGDHRLQQPITRAEIEEVRGVALAQSNITMLDRGQVVTQGRADTLGETVLRGHVTI, encoded by the coding sequence GTGCCTGGTGATCATCGCCTACAACAGCCGATTACCCGCGCCGAGATCGAGGAGGTCCGGGGCGTTGCTTTGGCGCAGAGCAACATCACCATGCTGGATCGTGGACAGGTGGTGACGCAGGGCAGGGCGGACACGCTCGGCGAGACGGTGTTGCGAGGACACGTCACAATCTAG
- a CDS encoding TonB-dependent receptor plug domain-containing protein, with amino-acid sequence MIAKPAAFLLATTCLISPSAFAQPAEDPANTSSSEQVIVTGTRDPHQTARKSLSPITVVSAKELAATGQPDLRDALTHLAPSITREVLNGGNANFLDTIALRTLSQDETLILVNGKRRHTTSVINDTGAQLGSTPVDIGMIPISAIDHIEILQDGAAAQYGSDAIAGVVNIILKTTNHGVTAQGEAGGYYKADGFTTDDAVGGGISLGNSGYLNLNAEFKHQDNTNRGGPDNRLGQPVDQFFGSPQETRETVSYNAGYDLSSNISLYSFATYGHRNGESWQYYRVPSLLPQVFPAGFDPVSAIDENDYSVTAGIKDYNLGGWTLDLSTTYGGDNTDFSLFNSVNTSLYAATGATPTRFSQMSYANTDWTTDLGLQRAFDLPLLASPLNFSIGAQYRYDTYDVRPGEPASYYGSGPQGQDGLSPISRSSSGRDVTAGYIDVSTHILPHWQIDLAGRFEHYTDAGNTETGKVSTRYDFNRFVAVRGTVSNGFRAPTLAEEHFTSLETTPTGASGILAVDSAAARSLGARALKPERSTNFSAGLVLNPIDRLQITIDGYRINIRDRITLGGVYNGQSAINALESQGIALASTVVPDSVSAQYFANAASTYTSGIDIAATYITSLGRYGRIAWDASFNANYTYVKNIAKDQNGNALLNAQDVAYLSTYFPRNKLIVGGHWTKNRWDIALHEIRYGSATSQLTYVSGANAYSNSVFDEFVDQPRFETDLSVGYQVTPHLHLTLGANNLFNAYPSRIPYNTSYLGVDRSDKGIEQIGINGGFYYLAANIAF; translated from the coding sequence ATGATCGCGAAGCCGGCGGCGTTCCTTCTCGCCACGACCTGCCTCATCTCCCCGTCGGCCTTCGCTCAACCGGCCGAGGATCCGGCCAACACCTCTTCAAGCGAACAGGTCATCGTCACCGGAACCCGCGATCCGCACCAGACGGCGCGCAAGAGCCTCAGCCCAATCACGGTTGTCAGCGCGAAGGAGCTGGCGGCAACCGGCCAGCCCGATCTGCGCGACGCGCTGACCCATCTTGCGCCGTCGATCACGCGCGAGGTGCTCAACGGCGGCAACGCCAACTTCCTTGACACCATCGCGCTCCGGACCTTGTCGCAGGACGAGACCCTGATCCTGGTCAACGGAAAACGGCGCCACACCACGTCGGTGATCAACGACACCGGCGCGCAGCTCGGCAGTACGCCGGTCGATATCGGGATGATCCCGATCTCGGCCATCGACCACATCGAGATCCTGCAGGATGGTGCCGCCGCACAGTACGGTTCGGATGCGATCGCCGGCGTCGTCAACATCATCCTCAAAACAACCAACCACGGCGTCACCGCGCAGGGCGAAGCCGGCGGATACTACAAGGCAGATGGCTTCACGACCGACGATGCGGTGGGCGGCGGCATCTCGCTCGGCAACAGCGGTTACCTGAACCTGAACGCCGAGTTCAAGCACCAGGACAACACCAACCGCGGCGGCCCGGATAACCGGCTCGGACAGCCGGTGGACCAGTTCTTCGGGTCTCCCCAGGAAACCCGGGAAACGGTCTCGTACAACGCGGGCTACGACCTTTCCAGCAACATCTCACTGTACTCGTTCGCCACCTACGGCCACCGCAACGGCGAATCCTGGCAGTATTACCGGGTGCCCTCGTTGCTGCCGCAGGTCTTTCCGGCGGGCTTCGACCCCGTCAGCGCGATTGACGAGAACGACTACAGCGTCACGGCCGGAATCAAGGACTACAATCTCGGTGGCTGGACGCTCGATCTCAGCACGACCTATGGCGGCGACAACACCGACTTCTCGCTTTTCAACAGCGTCAACACGTCCTTGTATGCCGCCACCGGCGCCACACCCACGCGTTTCAGCCAGATGAGCTACGCCAACACGGACTGGACCACCGATCTTGGCCTGCAACGCGCCTTCGACTTGCCGCTGCTTGCGTCACCGCTGAACTTCTCGATCGGCGCCCAATATCGCTACGACACCTACGACGTGCGCCCGGGCGAGCCGGCTTCCTATTACGGCTCCGGTCCGCAGGGCCAGGACGGATTGTCTCCGATCAGCAGAAGCTCTTCCGGCCGCGACGTCACCGCCGGCTACATCGATGTCTCGACCCACATCCTGCCGCATTGGCAGATCGATCTCGCCGGTCGGTTCGAGCACTACACCGACGCGGGCAACACCGAGACCGGCAAGGTCTCCACCCGATACGACTTCAACCGGTTTGTTGCCGTGCGCGGCACGGTCAGCAACGGCTTTCGCGCGCCGACCCTGGCGGAAGAGCACTTCACCAGCCTGGAAACCACGCCGACCGGCGCGAGCGGAATCCTTGCCGTCGACTCCGCCGCCGCGCGCAGCCTGGGTGCCCGGGCGCTCAAGCCGGAGCGCTCCACCAACTTCAGCGCCGGCCTGGTCCTGAACCCGATCGACCGCCTGCAGATCACGATCGACGGGTATCGCATCAACATCCGCGACCGGATCACCCTCGGCGGCGTTTACAATGGCCAGTCGGCAATCAACGCGCTCGAATCACAGGGCATCGCCCTGGCCAGCACCGTCGTGCCGGACTCCGTTTCGGCACAATATTTCGCGAACGCGGCCAGCACCTACACCTCGGGCATCGACATTGCCGCAACCTACATCACGTCCCTCGGTCGCTATGGCCGCATTGCCTGGGACGCGTCGTTCAACGCCAACTACACCTACGTCAAGAACATCGCCAAAGACCAGAACGGCAACGCGCTGCTGAACGCACAGGACGTCGCCTATCTGTCGACGTATTTTCCCCGCAACAAGCTCATCGTCGGCGGCCACTGGACAAAGAACCGCTGGGACATCGCCTTGCACGAAATCCGCTACGGTAGCGCAACGTCCCAGCTCACCTATGTCAGCGGCGCCAATGCCTACTCGAACTCCGTGTTCGATGAGTTCGTGGATCAGCCGCGCTTCGAAACCGATCTCTCGGTCGGCTATCAGGTGACTCCGCATCTGCACCTGACGCTCGGGGCGAACAACCTGTTCAACGCGTATCCGAGCCGCATCCCGTACAACACGTCCTATCTGGGCGTCGATCGCTCGGACAAAGGCATCGAACAGATCGGGATCAACGGCGGCTTCTACTACCTGGCCGCCAACATCGCGTTCTGA
- a CDS encoding GMC family oxidoreductase has translation MVAMNPTELRTLSALFDCMFPASASVPGASAIGADAYLAGVLAGPYAADLETYRAVCHGLDRASGGSFAQADAGTQHSAITALENGTLRDLREERPGITFDLVLRHLREGLFGDPVHGGNRAMMGWHAVGFPGVEPGFTAEQQRLDYVHPPAARSLRDLPTDTLRKAPAVEVAGGPAPTQEGPTQDGQPRREQPSGEQPWGEADVVIVGGGAVGGFLARKLVMGGLRVVMLEAGATRTGREHRMDELSATAFRNEGGGAKFNREIPTWRRNDGEQATRAIRSQGLETALGGNSVAWGAVAMRFYEDDFRVRSATAARYGADRIPPNSSLADWPLSYDDLAPFYDEAEDLLGVSGQAWTSTGGNPFEAPRHHGYAMPPLRTSGLGELFADAARTCGYHPFPLPAAILTEPFRGRAACTYCSFCSRFGCHVDAKASAQNTVLPEAMNSGLLRIVSGARVLRVLTDGSGRATGVLYRQPDGEERIQLGGTIVLATYTFENVRLLLRSTDSGHARGLGNETGQVGLHYITRQQPAVYGVFGGRRLNRFTGPTAQAQAIADFSADFFDHSDLGFIRGGRIAAFNQYLPTEASAVLPPDVPRWGAAWRDFFVHAFSRTAMLFIDPEILPYASNRLDLDPEYKDDLGQPVTRITFDIHQNERRLTDFLQDKADNLLQRMGATRIWRRPPLTGPISTHDVGGTRMGHDAQSSVIDGFGRVHDTPGLVVLGGSTFVSLPAVNPFLSILALALRAGDKILQDAAR, from the coding sequence ATGGTTGCAATGAATCCCACCGAACTGCGGACGCTTTCCGCCTTGTTCGACTGCATGTTTCCCGCATCGGCCTCCGTTCCCGGCGCGTCGGCGATCGGCGCCGACGCCTATCTGGCGGGCGTTCTCGCGGGACCGTACGCCGCCGACCTCGAAACATACCGCGCCGTGTGCCACGGCCTCGACCGCGCGAGCGGCGGCAGCTTCGCTCAGGCAGACGCCGGAACACAGCACTCCGCCATCACCGCACTGGAAAACGGCACGCTCCGGGACCTGCGGGAAGAGCGTCCGGGCATCACCTTCGATCTGGTGCTGCGTCATCTGCGCGAAGGGCTGTTCGGCGATCCGGTCCATGGCGGCAACCGGGCGATGATGGGGTGGCACGCGGTCGGCTTTCCAGGAGTCGAGCCGGGCTTCACCGCTGAGCAGCAGCGCCTCGACTACGTCCACCCGCCGGCCGCCCGCAGCCTGCGCGACCTGCCCACCGACACGCTGCGGAAGGCGCCGGCGGTGGAAGTCGCCGGCGGTCCCGCCCCGACCCAGGAAGGCCCGACCCAGGACGGGCAGCCCAGGCGCGAGCAACCCTCGGGCGAGCAGCCTTGGGGCGAAGCGGATGTCGTGATCGTTGGCGGCGGCGCCGTGGGCGGCTTCCTTGCCCGCAAGCTGGTGATGGGTGGCCTGCGTGTGGTCATGCTGGAAGCGGGCGCCACGCGGACCGGGCGCGAGCACCGGATGGACGAGCTGAGCGCCACGGCATTCCGCAACGAGGGCGGCGGCGCCAAGTTCAACCGCGAGATACCGACTTGGCGCCGCAACGACGGGGAGCAGGCTACGCGCGCAATACGGTCCCAGGGGCTGGAAACCGCGCTTGGCGGCAACTCGGTCGCCTGGGGCGCGGTCGCCATGCGCTTCTACGAGGACGATTTCCGTGTCCGCAGCGCGACGGCCGCGCGCTATGGCGCCGACCGCATCCCGCCGAACTCGAGCCTCGCCGACTGGCCGCTTTCCTATGACGATCTGGCACCGTTCTATGACGAGGCCGAGGACCTGCTCGGTGTGTCCGGACAGGCCTGGACCAGCACGGGCGGTAACCCGTTCGAAGCGCCGCGCCATCACGGCTACGCCATGCCGCCGCTGCGGACGAGCGGCCTTGGCGAGCTATTCGCCGATGCCGCCCGCACCTGCGGTTACCACCCGTTCCCGCTTCCCGCGGCGATCCTGACCGAACCCTTCCGCGGTCGCGCCGCCTGCACCTATTGCAGCTTCTGTTCGCGCTTCGGCTGCCATGTCGACGCGAAGGCATCTGCGCAGAACACCGTGCTGCCCGAGGCGATGAATTCCGGACTGTTACGCATCGTCAGCGGCGCGCGGGTCCTGCGCGTGCTCACGGACGGATCCGGCCGCGCCACCGGCGTGCTGTACCGGCAACCGGACGGCGAGGAGCGCATCCAGCTCGGCGGGACCATCGTGCTGGCCACCTACACCTTCGAGAACGTGCGCCTGCTGCTCCGCTCCACCGATAGCGGCCACGCGCGCGGGCTTGGCAACGAGACCGGCCAGGTCGGGCTGCACTACATCACGCGCCAGCAGCCCGCGGTCTACGGCGTGTTCGGCGGCCGCAGGCTCAACCGCTTCACCGGACCCACCGCGCAGGCGCAGGCGATTGCGGATTTCTCGGCCGACTTCTTCGACCATTCGGATCTCGGCTTCATCCGCGGCGGCCGCATCGCCGCGTTCAACCAATATCTGCCGACCGAAGCGTCGGCCGTGCTGCCGCCGGATGTGCCGCGCTGGGGGGCCGCGTGGCGCGACTTCTTTGTCCATGCCTTTTCCCGCACGGCAATGCTGTTCATCGATCCCGAGATCCTGCCCTACGCCAGCAACCGCCTCGACCTCGATCCGGAATACAAGGACGATCTCGGCCAGCCGGTGACCCGCATCACCTTCGACATCCACCAGAACGAACGCCGCCTGACCGACTTCCTCCAGGACAAAGCCGACAACCTGCTGCAGCGGATGGGCGCCACCCGGATCTGGCGCCGCCCGCCGCTGACCGGCCCGATCAGCACCCACGACGTGGGCGGCACGCGGATGGGTCATGACGCGCAAAGCTCCGTCATCGACGGGTTCGGCCGCGTGCACGACACGCCGGGCCTCGTCGTGCTGGGCGGATCGACCTTTGTTTCGCTTCCGGCGGTCAACCCGTTCCTGTCCATTCTCGCCCTCGCCCTTCGTGCCGGCGACAAGATCCTCCAGGATGCCGCACGATGA